Proteins found in one Deltaproteobacteria bacterium IMCC39524 genomic segment:
- a CDS encoding 4Fe-4S binding protein, with translation MKIYIDKNKCHGSGECLKACPHGALQVIDGKAVVDHAICDLDGLCLPACPHDAICIAEEA, from the coding sequence ATGAAGATATATATTGACAAGAATAAGTGCCATGGCTCGGGAGAGTGCCTCAAAGCTTGTCCCCATGGTGCTTTACAGGTTATCGACGGCAAGGCTGTTGTTGATCATGCCATCTGTGATCTGGACGGACTTTGTCTGCCTGCTTGCCCCCATGATGCAATTTGTATAGCAGAAGAGGCTTAG